One segment of Sulfobacillus thermosulfidooxidans DSM 9293 DNA contains the following:
- a CDS encoding sugar transferase: MKRWVSNWILVTLIDILVFNGANLVAFFIRFAFRLPPYNLDAFIRLFPFETFSLLVLFYFYGLYDWSASKTSQEVMSSVVTAIIVNTFFATMFSYMMENIGFPRTVFFISAMLQVILFLAWRLMYRSLSLRTAPSVHVMVVGPEKEWPELTIRAGKYLPRIRVHYRLPDDSLSSALWPYIGAVILGNVNQETKSRYFIECMTRNIPCLWKPNTYDLLVAGSELTSLGETPMFSLASIRTRHGSAAVKRLADITVSFFGLVTFFPILLLIGLVILIDSGRPILYRQERITAGGRHFMLVKFRTMVPDAEKTTGPVLAKADDPRITRFGKFLRATHLDELPQLWNILKGDMSLVGPRPERPVFVDQHRRNIAFYELRHLSTPGLTGLAQVAGSYTSTPEEKATYDLAYAKTWSWLKDLSIVIRTIIQIPFKKDQQ; encoded by the coding sequence ATGAAACGATGGGTATCAAATTGGATTTTAGTCACATTAATTGATATTTTGGTATTTAATGGTGCTAACCTTGTTGCCTTTTTCATTCGGTTCGCATTTCGATTACCTCCCTACAATTTAGACGCCTTTATCCGGCTCTTCCCGTTTGAGACTTTCTCGTTGCTTGTTCTTTTCTATTTTTATGGGTTATACGACTGGTCGGCATCGAAAACGTCTCAAGAAGTGATGAGTTCTGTGGTTACGGCAATTATTGTCAACACTTTTTTTGCGACCATGTTTTCCTATATGATGGAAAATATTGGGTTTCCACGGACTGTTTTCTTTATTTCGGCCATGTTGCAAGTCATCTTGTTTCTCGCTTGGCGATTAATGTACCGGTCCTTGTCTCTGCGGACAGCTCCTTCGGTCCATGTAATGGTCGTCGGTCCCGAAAAAGAATGGCCCGAACTGACGATTCGCGCGGGAAAATATTTACCGAGAATTCGTGTCCACTACCGCCTCCCTGATGACTCTCTGTCATCCGCATTATGGCCTTACATTGGCGCGGTTATTCTGGGCAATGTCAATCAAGAAACAAAATCGCGGTATTTCATTGAATGTATGACACGCAATATTCCCTGCTTATGGAAACCCAATACCTATGACTTATTAGTGGCCGGTTCCGAATTAACGTCCCTCGGAGAAACTCCAATGTTTTCTTTAGCTTCAATCCGCACACGCCACGGATCAGCCGCAGTAAAACGCTTAGCCGATATTACGGTGTCCTTCTTCGGACTTGTCACTTTCTTCCCGATTTTACTGTTAATTGGTTTGGTCATTCTCATCGATTCGGGCCGTCCTATTCTTTATCGTCAAGAACGGATTACCGCTGGGGGACGACATTTTATGCTCGTCAAATTTCGTACGATGGTACCCGATGCCGAAAAGACTACGGGACCAGTATTGGCAAAGGCCGATGATCCCCGCATCACCCGGTTTGGTAAATTTTTGCGGGCCACCCATCTTGATGAATTACCTCAGCTGTGGAATATTTTGAAAGGGGACATGTCTTTAGTGGGGCCACGGCCGGAACGCCCGGTTTTTGTCGACCAACATCGCCGGAATATTGCCTTTTATGAATTACGACATTTGAGTACGCCAGGTTTGACGGGATTAGCCCAAGTCGCCGGTAGCTATACCTCAACGCCAGAAGAAAAAGCCACGTATGATTTGGCGTATGCCAAAACCTGGTCGTGGCTCAAGGATCTTTCTATTGTGATTCGCACCATCATTCAGATTCCCTTTAAAAAAGACCAACAATAG
- a CDS encoding O-antigen ligase family protein, with the protein MALVICAVIGLLLGISVWVYPRLFIMNLLVTAVGVEVIHHWYAGIGQYFPWIAVFLAGILQAGPPEWRKWWQFIRHNKEWMAVYGLYLIGIGISTLMGIHVATSLRYALGVPAVLFIAVVIVPWSIEKRFISLKDLFQVIALMGVVLTITAGIAAIVDHLGFPVPVGHHILLAWQWPFANKNTFGMLVTFALPAAVYLTLDHREDGIIRIVWFIASILLLIGVALSYSRSSWIASMIGVMMFVTFYYGKRGVLAMFGIGIVLLAGLIAKTGLHKWELLWHKGLNGRIVLWKAGLDAMHHHWVWGVGPGNSPLALKPFVPAIYAGLTPSDSILRSAVELGLVGLGLWLLLVGVAMIGLLMRRPWQSWEDNALFSIMLASLAQQVVESLFVGGVSFGDFFFTVFLGIAWYRIWVVPKNRSLRSQRLSRRALLG; encoded by the coding sequence GTGGCGCTCGTGATTTGTGCTGTAATCGGGCTATTATTGGGAATTAGTGTATGGGTGTATCCCCGGTTATTTATCATGAACCTCTTAGTCACGGCGGTTGGCGTCGAAGTCATTCACCATTGGTATGCAGGGATCGGTCAATATTTCCCATGGATCGCCGTTTTTCTCGCGGGAATTCTTCAAGCGGGTCCTCCTGAATGGAGAAAATGGTGGCAGTTTATACGGCATAATAAAGAATGGATGGCGGTTTACGGGCTGTACCTTATTGGAATTGGCATTTCTACACTCATGGGCATTCACGTGGCCACCTCACTGCGATATGCCTTAGGCGTTCCCGCGGTCTTATTCATTGCAGTCGTTATTGTTCCCTGGTCTATTGAAAAGCGCTTCATAAGCTTAAAAGACCTGTTTCAAGTCATTGCTTTGATGGGCGTGGTTCTTACCATCACAGCTGGGATTGCCGCGATAGTTGACCATTTGGGATTTCCAGTTCCCGTAGGTCATCATATTTTGTTAGCGTGGCAATGGCCATTTGCCAACAAGAATACATTTGGGATGCTTGTCACTTTTGCTTTGCCGGCGGCGGTCTATCTGACGCTTGACCATCGTGAAGATGGTATTATCCGCATTGTTTGGTTTATTGCCAGTATACTTCTACTCATTGGTGTAGCCCTCAGTTATTCCCGATCATCATGGATTGCCAGTATGATTGGCGTCATGATGTTTGTCACGTTTTATTATGGCAAACGTGGCGTCTTGGCGATGTTTGGCATTGGTATTGTGCTTCTCGCAGGACTCATTGCGAAAACTGGACTACACAAGTGGGAACTGTTGTGGCATAAAGGCCTAAACGGACGTATTGTTTTGTGGAAAGCGGGTCTTGATGCGATGCATCATCATTGGGTTTGGGGTGTGGGACCTGGTAACTCGCCCCTCGCGTTGAAACCCTTTGTGCCTGCCATTTATGCGGGTTTGACACCCTCCGATTCCATTTTGCGGTCTGCTGTGGAGTTAGGATTGGTAGGATTAGGCCTTTGGCTTCTTCTTGTGGGGGTTGCGATGATTGGACTACTCATGCGACGGCCTTGGCAAAGCTGGGAGGACAATGCACTGTTTTCAATCATGTTGGCCAGTTTAGCCCAGCAGGTCGTCGAGTCTTTGTTTGTTGGCGGTGTGTCATTTGGGGATTTCTTTTTCACGGTATTTTTGGGAATAGCATGGTACCGAATTTGGGTGGTACCTAAGAATCGTTCTCTCCGTTCCCAAAGATTGTCTCGGCGCGCGCTGCTAGGCTAA
- a CDS encoding sulfite exporter TauE/SafE family protein, with translation MVHVTAIQQVLAVISGVIVGFSLGLIGGGGSIMAVPLLLYFVGIHDPHLVIGTTALAVAVNSYLNLIPHWRSGNVKWGAAIGFAIPGAVGAFIGSSIGKIVNGKDLLFLFALLMIVVAILMLKPKKGESTTTSFHWTHKMLLRVIPAGLLVGFVSGFFGIGGGFLIVPGLIMSTGMPMIYAIGSSLFSVGTFGLTTAINYAFSGLVLWLVVVEYVGGGILGGVLGTRLANQLSKQKRLLNFVFSGVVIIVGIYMLTLNA, from the coding sequence ATGGTTCATGTCACGGCCATACAACAAGTGTTGGCCGTTATTTCAGGAGTGATTGTGGGTTTCAGCTTAGGCTTAATTGGTGGCGGCGGGTCTATTATGGCCGTGCCTTTGTTGCTATATTTTGTTGGCATTCACGATCCCCATTTGGTTATTGGTACCACGGCATTGGCCGTAGCTGTGAATAGTTACTTGAACCTGATTCCTCACTGGCGAAGCGGTAATGTCAAATGGGGAGCGGCTATAGGATTTGCTATTCCGGGAGCAGTGGGAGCATTTATTGGGTCCTCTATCGGGAAAATCGTTAATGGGAAAGATTTGCTGTTCTTGTTTGCGTTGCTGATGATTGTCGTTGCGATATTGATGCTGAAACCCAAGAAAGGTGAAAGTACGACGACCAGTTTTCATTGGACACATAAAATGTTATTGCGGGTGATTCCGGCGGGATTGCTTGTGGGATTTGTGTCGGGATTCTTCGGTATTGGTGGAGGCTTTTTAATTGTACCGGGACTCATTATGTCAACCGGAATGCCCATGATTTATGCGATTGGTAGCTCGTTATTTTCCGTGGGGACATTCGGGTTAACGACAGCTATCAACTATGCATTCTCTGGTTTGGTATTGTGGCTTGTTGTTGTGGAGTATGTAGGAGGAGGCATACTCGGAGGCGTTTTGGGCACTCGCCTAGCAAACCAATTAAGTAAACAAAAGAGATTATTGAACTTTGTTTTTTCGGGAGTTGTGATTATCGTAGGGATTTATATGTTGACACTGAACGCCTAA
- a CDS encoding glycosyltransferase codes for MARFIRFHLGSHPTDLDQAVVERLTPIMKNWQLPTSKRSWLPSRPFTIAVGEQARSGDLIVHPLGDAHTKWPSPVGLAWGHETSETKTLLRLPAYAPKELGLDENVFAITRDLRLSERPRILYLGSFQDGSGLTAFLAAMKRLLTVQGEAILIGGTAFRDRLAPVVARLGLAQHVIFAPPLSVSQLSGLYHSADVLVYPDRDPSQLYRLIDVYAHGLPVVLRDTPDTRNIWGYPALLVSSDDGAEWAEAIQEVIDNLRLREVLIRRGMEFAQMHETGIVIAGWRSIIEKISGQVVVHESGQE; via the coding sequence ATGGCACGATTCATACGTTTTCATCTAGGATCTCACCCTACCGATCTTGACCAAGCGGTTGTGGAGCGGCTTACGCCGATAATGAAAAATTGGCAATTACCGACATCTAAACGTTCGTGGCTTCCTTCTCGTCCATTTACCATTGCGGTGGGCGAACAGGCTCGTTCGGGGGATCTCATCGTGCATCCTTTGGGTGACGCGCATACGAAGTGGCCAAGCCCTGTTGGATTGGCATGGGGACATGAGACGTCCGAAACAAAAACTCTTTTACGATTGCCCGCATATGCCCCCAAAGAACTGGGGCTGGATGAGAATGTCTTTGCTATCACCCGCGATCTACGGTTGTCGGAAAGACCACGCATTTTATATTTAGGGTCTTTTCAGGACGGGTCCGGGTTGACGGCATTTTTGGCGGCAATGAAGAGGCTGTTGACGGTGCAAGGGGAGGCGATTTTGATTGGGGGAACGGCTTTCCGTGACCGATTAGCACCTGTTGTGGCCCGTTTAGGTTTGGCCCAACACGTAATTTTTGCTCCTCCTTTATCGGTTAGTCAATTATCGGGTCTGTATCATTCAGCAGATGTCTTGGTGTATCCTGATCGTGATCCTAGTCAGTTATACCGGTTGATAGATGTCTATGCGCATGGTCTTCCCGTGGTGTTAAGAGATACACCTGACACGCGAAACATTTGGGGATATCCTGCGCTATTAGTGTCGAGTGATGATGGCGCCGAGTGGGCTGAAGCGATTCAAGAGGTTATCGATAATCTGCGTTTACGAGAAGTCTTAATTCGGCGTGGAATGGAATTTGCTCAGATGCATGAAACTGGGATAGTCATCGCCGGATGGCGCAGCATTATCGAAAAAATTTCGGGACAAGTGGTTGTGCACGAATCAGGACAGGAGTGA